One window of the Rosa rugosa chromosome 3, drRosRugo1.1, whole genome shotgun sequence genome contains the following:
- the LOC133740139 gene encoding uncharacterized protein LOC133740139, whose protein sequence is MSWSHPDISLEEFMKLVKGFVDILILLSGYQSSGRLAHWDSQNIKKAFQWGLFFENFLGSFSSSDDYVDSVMELDGAISDMTSAASFPKGLAHMSTATLATARRFVLEHLIHSLPLRDAHLRALLTATVEMDLEELSESEHDFLNVYLNKLKLENAPIQQGIESARKFGDCGGNGLTKYAVQGLLKRWSVVSLISTVESGLDVLSRSVRHSSWSEFDDNLLKEQLEHENTPVTVDWLVGSLAWNRWKSNSLSYFLDKRTVQLVSGASMVFSTPKIQWVQTFQRLNFSDLAGGSDNGLCETIELMLLGCIASRWTSVIEHLVSVSYDSCTVLEQFHEVCNLLHGRSTTLRSKQEAISQATDILEYLSGMLDGQVHLLWKICPALGAVAIPSWSPLFRLYLSEIQIQVRGDLSTMRCCDCAHNRKEHTDCELAQRIWCLYVFHVYGSRPIAHS, encoded by the exons ATGAGTTGGAGCCACCCAGATATTTCATTGGAAGAATTCATGAAACTGGTTAAAGGGTTCGTCGATATTCTGATTCTGCTTTCTGGGTACCAATCCTCTGGTCGTCTTGCTCACTGGGACTCCCAGAATATCAAGAAGGCCTTCCAATGGGGCCTCTTCTTCGAAAAT TTTCTGGGGAGCTTTAGCAGCTCTGATGATTATGTGGACTCTGTGATGGAACTTGATGGGGCTATTTCTGACATGACATCTGCTGCTTCTTTCCCTAAG GGCCTTGCACATATGTCAACTGCTACTCTTGCTACCGCGCGGCGTTTTGTGTTAGAGCATCTCATCCATAGTTTACCTTTGAGAGATGCGCATCTGAGAGCTTTGCTGACGGCGACTGTGGAGATGGATCTTGAGGAGCTATCGGAAAGTGAGCATGATTTTCTTAATGTGTATCTCAACAAGTTGAAGCTGGAGAATGCACCAATTCAGCAAGGCATTGAGTCGGCTAGAAAGTTTGGAGATTGCGGTGGTAATGGTTTGACAAAATATGCGGTTCAAGGGCTCTTGAAGAGGTGGTCTGTGGTTTCTTTGATATCAACGGTTGAGTCAGGCTTAGACGTTCTTTCTCGAAGTGTCAGACATAGCAGTTGGAGTGAGTTCGATGATAACTTATTGAAAGAGCAGCTGGAGCATGAAAATACTCCAGT GACTGTAGACTGGTTGGTTGGTTCTCTGGCATGGAACCGCTGGAAATCAAATAGcctctcttattttcttgataAGAGAACTGTTCAATTAGTCTCCGGTGCCAGCATGGTATTTTCTACCCCTAAGATTCAGTGGGTACAAACTTTTCAACGGTTGAACTTCAGTGATTTAGCAGGAGGCAGTGATAATGGTTTGTGCGAAACAATT GAGCTCATGTTACTAGGATGCATTGCAAGCAGATGGACTTCTGTAATTGAGCATTTGGTGTCAGTTTCTTATGATTCCTGCACTGTTTTGGAGCAATTTCACGAAGTGTGCAACTTACTTCATGGAAGATCTACTACTCTTAGATCTAAACAGGAAGCAATCAGCCAG GCAACTGACATTCTTGAGTATCTGAGCGGAATGCTGGATGGCCAGGTGCATCTGTTATGGAAGATATGCCCAGCTCTTGGAGCCGTTGCAATTCCATCCTG GTCACCTTTGTTTAGACTTTATTTGAGCGAAATTCAGATTCAAGTCAGGGGAGATCTTTCAACAATGAG aTGTTGTGACTGTGCTCATAATAGGAAGGAGCACACTGACT GTGAACTTGCTCAGAGAATTTGGTGCCTTTATGTTTTTCATGTTTATGGCTCTCGTCCAATTGCCCATAGCTGA
- the LOC133739275 gene encoding ATP synthase epsilon chain, chloroplastic gives MTLNPCVLTPNRIVWDSEVKEIILSTNSGQIGILPNHAPIATAVDIGILRIRLNDQWLTMALMGGFARIGNNEITVLVNDAEKGSDINPQEAQQTLEIAEANLRKADGKRQAIEANLALRRDRTRVEAINVMS, from the coding sequence ATGACCTTAAATCCTTGTGTACTGACCCCGAATCGCATTGTTTGGGATTCGGAAGTGAAAGAAATTATTTTATCTACTAATAGTGGACAAATTGGCATATTACCAAATCACGCGCCTATTGCCACAGCTGTAGATATCGGTATTTTGAGAATACGCCTTAACGACCAATGGTTAACGATGGCTCTGATGGGTGGTTTTGCTAGAATAGGCAATAATGAGATCACGGTTTTAGTAAATGATGCGGAGAAGGGTAGTGACATTAATCCACAAGAAGCTCAACAAACTCTTGAAATTGCAGAAGCTAACTTGAGGAAAGCTGACGGCAAGAGACAAGCAATTGAGGCAAATTTAGCTCTCAGACGAGATAGGACACGAGTTGAGGCTATCAATGTGATGTCATAA